The following are encoded together in the Lactuca sativa cultivar Salinas chromosome 1, Lsat_Salinas_v11, whole genome shotgun sequence genome:
- the LOC111898332 gene encoding uncharacterized protein LOC111898332: METILPTPRCSCNGCLCGLAKKLTELKEKERTYEFLMGLDDQFSVIKTQILAMKPTPKLSTVYHLVAEDEQQQMITASKKPAREMAAFQASFQGRREPARNSQEKGWKKTEKGTVSTESCSHCGKKGHDREGCFKRIGYPEWWPAKGKGDKPKPKAAMVEAKSCPIPGMTEEQYANFLKLFGGNHDEPIVSNMAGSKNEELDWSG, from the exons ATGGAGACAATTCTTCCCACTCCTCGATGTTCCTGTAATGGTTGTTTGTGTGGTCTCGCAAAGAAGCTAACCGAACTGAAAGAAAAGGAGAGAACTTACGAGTTCCTTATGGGGCTTGATGACCAATTCAGTGTTATAAAGACACAAATATTGGCCATGAAACCGACGCCAAAGCTGAGCACCGTCTATCATCTCGTGGCAGAGGATGAGCAGCAACAAATGATTACCGCTTCCAAGAAACCGGCCCGTGAAATGGCTGCTTTCCAAGCCAGCTTTCAAGGAAGGCGAGAACCGGCACgtaactcacaagaaaagggaTGGAAAAAAACAGAAAAAGGCACCGTTTCCACCGAGTCTTGCAGCCATTGTGGAAAGAAAGGGCACGATCGTGAAGGATGTTTCAAAAGAATCGGTTACCCCGAATGGTGGCCAGCCAAAGGAAAAGGAGACAAGCCAAAACCAAAGGCTGCCATGGTGGAAGCAAAATCGTGCCCGATACCGGGAATGACGGAAGAACAatatgctaatttcttgaaactgTTTGGGGGAAATCATGACGAACCTATTGTCTCTAATATGGCAG GATCTAAAAATGAGGAACTTGATTGGAGCGGGTGA
- the LOC111898350 gene encoding secreted RxLR effector protein 161-like, giving the protein MGCRPSSFPMEPNLKLDKGEEEEKIDASQYRRLIGRLLYLQVTRPYIAYSVSILSQFVGVPRRVHMEAANSVLRYLKTTIGQGILLPNTSDTNLVAYCDADWLGCPLSKRSRSGYVLLLGGAPISWKLKKQFVVSRSSAEAEYRAMATAVSEITWVRWLLEELDTGVGDPTPLL; this is encoded by the coding sequence ATGGGATGCCGCCCCAGTTCGTTTCCCATGGAACCAAATCTGAAATTGgataaaggagaagaagaagagaagatagACGCAAGCCAATATCGAAGACTCATAGGACGCCTACTTTACCTACAAGTCACTCGCCCATATATAGCTTATTCTGTAAGCATTCTAAGCCAATTTGTTGGAGTCCCACGACGCGTCCACATGGAGGCTGCCAATAGTGTTTTGCGATACCTTAAAACTACCATTGGCCAAGGCATTCTCTTACCAAACACGAGCGACACCAACCTTGTAGCCTATTGTGATGCGGATTGGCTTGGATGTCCCCTTAGTAAACGATCAAGGTCCGGTTATGTGCTTCTATTAGGGGGAGCTCCAATATCCTGGAAATTGAAGAAACAATTTGTGGTGTCTCGCTCCTCGGCAGAAGCGGAATATCGGGCAATGGCCACCGCGGTCAGCGAGATCACATGGGTTCGTTGGCTGTTGGAAGAACTTGATACTGGTGTGGGTGATCCTACACCGTTGCTATGA